The Rhizobium sp. BT03 genome has a window encoding:
- the pgk gene encoding phosphoglycerate kinase — MPSFKTLDDLTDIRGKRVLVRVDLNVPVKDGKVTDTTRIERVAPTILELSEKGAKVILLAHFGRPKDGPSPDLSLSLIAPSVEEVLDHAVSTASDCIGEAAASAVAAMNDGDILLLENTRFHKGEEKNDPDFTKALAANGDIYVNDAFSAAHRAHASTEGLAHHLPAYAGRTMQAELEALEKGLGDPARPVVAIVGGAKVSTKIDLLMNLVKKVDALVIGGGMANTFIAARGTNVGKSLCEHDLAETAKQIMIEAATSGCAIILPEDGVIAREFKAGAANETVDIEAIPADAMVLDVGPKSIQAINGWIERASTLVWNGPLGAFEIEPFDAATVAAAKYAAGRTAAGKLTSVAGGGDTVSALNHADVADDFTYVSTAGGAFLEWMEGKELPGVAVLNAGR; from the coding sequence ATGCCTTCCTTCAAAACCCTCGACGATCTCACTGACATCCGCGGCAAGCGCGTTCTCGTCCGCGTCGATCTCAACGTCCCGGTCAAGGACGGCAAGGTCACCGATACGACGCGCATCGAGCGTGTGGCGCCGACGATCCTCGAACTGTCCGAGAAGGGCGCCAAGGTGATTCTGCTGGCCCATTTCGGCCGGCCGAAAGATGGCCCTTCGCCGGATCTGTCGCTGTCGCTGATCGCCCCTTCGGTCGAGGAAGTGCTAGATCATGCCGTGTCGACGGCCTCCGACTGCATCGGCGAGGCTGCAGCCTCCGCCGTCGCCGCGATGAATGACGGCGATATACTGCTTCTGGAAAACACCCGCTTCCACAAGGGCGAGGAAAAGAACGATCCCGACTTCACCAAGGCGCTCGCCGCCAACGGCGACATCTATGTCAACGACGCCTTCTCCGCCGCCCACCGCGCCCATGCCTCGACCGAAGGCCTCGCCCACCACCTGCCGGCCTATGCCGGCCGCACGATGCAGGCCGAGTTGGAGGCGCTGGAAAAGGGCCTTGGCGATCCCGCCCGCCCTGTTGTGGCAATCGTCGGCGGCGCCAAGGTCTCCACCAAGATCGACCTCCTGATGAACCTCGTGAAGAAGGTCGATGCACTGGTCATCGGCGGTGGCATGGCCAATACCTTCATTGCCGCCCGCGGCACCAATGTCGGCAAATCGCTCTGCGAGCATGACCTCGCCGAAACCGCCAAGCAGATCATGATCGAAGCCGCGACATCAGGCTGCGCCATCATTCTGCCGGAAGACGGCGTGATTGCCCGCGAATTCAAGGCGGGTGCCGCCAACGAGACAGTCGATATCGAGGCCATTCCGGCCGATGCCATGGTGCTCGACGTCGGCCCGAAATCCATCCAGGCCATCAACGGCTGGATCGAGCGCGCCTCCACTCTCGTCTGGAACGGCCCGCTTGGCGCCTTCGAGATCGAGCCCTTCGATGCCGCGACCGTCGCTGCCGCGAAATACGCCGCTGGCCGCACCGCCGCCGGCAAGCTCACCTCCGTTGCCGGCGGCGGCGACACCGTCTCGGCGCTGAACCATGCCGACGTTGCCGACGATTTCACCTATGTCTCCACAGCCGGCGGCGCTTTCCTGGAATGGATGGAAGGCAAGGAGCTTCCCGGCGTCGCCGTCCTCAACGCCGGCCGGTAA
- a CDS encoding potassium/proton antiporter codes for MEAFYIVVLVSTALVLLAAFSSLLAFRFGAPLLLLFLMIGLAAGVDGLGIEFSNNYLAYILGSIALAVILFDSGFGTPMQAFRLAAVPSLALASVGVLITASLFAVAAMWLLNFTWLEGLLLGSIVASTDAAAVFFLLRIGGINIRDKVRSTLEVESGTNDPMAIFLSIALVEVLASGERYAGINIGMLAMFVQQMGLGVILGLLGGMMIVLIVSKLDTDRGLTPIFVLALALLVFSFTGAVGGSGFLAVYVAGIYAGNRKMQAIGTIKRFQDGMTWLAQIIMFLVLGLLATPSQFPVIIVPAILLALFLIFIARPLAIWLSLLPFDYTQQEIGFVAWVGLRGAVSILLAIMPILGGLENGQIYFNTAFIIVLVSLLVQGWTIKPVAKKLGLIIPPRIGAVDKVEVDLPGAANHELLSYRVIKDSPVLRGERIPRWATPSLVIRDGKSMRYQYAGRLREHDLVYLFIVPSYSRLLDRLFASRAPVDEDDAEFFGAFALSPARPAADLDAAYGPGLLNESEKGLTIAELMRQRLGGKADYADRVRLGSIILIVRDLDEHDHVTSVGMSLEAVEPAITLPIFINLKDIIQRIRDRLKGRRRREAAASEAAPKAAAGRDDGTHENGR; via the coding sequence ATGGAAGCGTTCTATATCGTGGTGCTGGTCTCGACGGCGCTCGTGCTTCTTGCCGCTTTTTCAAGCCTGCTCGCCTTTCGGTTCGGCGCGCCCCTCCTGCTGCTTTTCCTGATGATCGGCCTTGCCGCCGGCGTCGACGGCCTCGGCATCGAGTTCAGCAACAATTACCTCGCCTATATCCTTGGCTCCATTGCGCTGGCCGTTATCCTCTTCGATTCCGGCTTCGGCACGCCGATGCAGGCCTTCCGGCTTGCGGCCGTGCCCTCTCTGGCGCTCGCCTCGGTCGGCGTGCTGATTACCGCCTCGCTCTTTGCCGTCGCCGCCATGTGGCTCTTGAATTTCACCTGGCTGGAAGGCCTGCTGCTCGGCTCGATCGTCGCCTCGACGGATGCCGCAGCAGTTTTCTTCCTGCTGCGCATCGGCGGCATCAATATCCGCGACAAGGTGCGCTCGACGCTGGAGGTCGAGTCCGGCACCAACGATCCGATGGCGATCTTCCTGAGCATCGCCCTTGTCGAAGTGCTGGCGAGCGGCGAGCGTTACGCCGGCATCAATATCGGCATGCTCGCCATGTTCGTTCAGCAGATGGGCCTCGGCGTCATTCTCGGCCTGCTCGGCGGCATGATGATCGTGCTGATCGTCAGCAAGCTCGACACCGACCGCGGCCTGACGCCGATCTTCGTGCTGGCGCTCGCCCTGCTGGTCTTCTCCTTCACCGGCGCGGTCGGCGGCAGCGGCTTCCTCGCCGTCTATGTCGCCGGCATTTACGCCGGAAACCGCAAGATGCAGGCGATCGGCACCATCAAGCGTTTCCAGGACGGCATGACCTGGCTGGCGCAGATCATCATGTTCCTGGTGCTCGGCCTGCTCGCCACGCCATCGCAATTTCCCGTCATCATCGTGCCGGCCATTCTGCTTGCCCTCTTCCTGATCTTCATCGCCCGACCCTTGGCGATCTGGCTGTCGCTGCTCCCCTTCGACTACACGCAGCAGGAGATCGGCTTCGTTGCCTGGGTCGGCCTGCGCGGCGCCGTCTCCATTCTGCTTGCCATCATGCCGATCCTGGGCGGCCTGGAAAACGGCCAGATCTATTTCAACACGGCCTTCATCATCGTGCTGGTCTCGCTGCTCGTGCAGGGCTGGACGATCAAACCCGTTGCCAAGAAGCTCGGCCTGATCATTCCGCCGCGCATCGGCGCGGTCGACAAGGTCGAGGTCGACCTGCCGGGTGCAGCCAACCACGAACTGCTTTCCTACCGCGTCATCAAGGATAGCCCGGTGCTGCGCGGCGAGCGCATTCCGCGCTGGGCAACCCCTTCCCTCGTCATCCGTGACGGCAAGTCGATGCGCTATCAATATGCCGGGCGGCTGCGGGAGCACGATCTCGTCTATCTCTTCATCGTGCCGAGCTACTCCCGTCTGCTCGACCGGCTCTTTGCCAGCCGTGCGCCGGTGGATGAGGACGACGCCGAATTCTTCGGCGCCTTCGCGCTCTCGCCCGCCCGCCCGGCCGCCGATCTCGACGCCGCCTATGGCCCCGGCCTGCTCAACGAATCCGAAAAGGGCCTGACCATCGCCGAACTGATGCGGCAGCGCCTTGGCGGCAAGGCCGATTATGCCGACCGCGTCCGCCTCGGTTCGATCATCCTGATCGTCCGCGATCTCGACGAGCACGACCACGTCACCTCCGTCGGCATGTCGCTCGAGGCGGTCGAACCGGCAATCACCCTGCCGATCTTCATTAACCTCAAGGACATCATCCAGCGCATCCGCGACCGGCTGAAGGGACGCCGGAGGCGAGAAGCCGCAGCCTCCGAAGCCGCTCCGAAAGCAGCCGCCGGACGCGACGACGGCACACACGAAAACGGTCGCTGA
- the gap gene encoding type I glyceraldehyde-3-phosphate dehydrogenase: MTVKVAINGFGRIGRNVLRAIVESGRTDIEVVAINDLGPVETNAHLLRYDSIHGRFPATVKVEGDTIIVGNGKPIKVTAIKDPATLPHRELGVDIAMECTGIFTARDKAAAHLTAGAKRVIVSAPADGADLTVVFGVNHDQLTKEHMVISNASCTTNCLVPVVKVLDDAVGIDHGFMTTIHSYTGDQPTLDTMHKDLYRARAAALSMIPTSTGAAKAVGLVLPHLKGKLDGTSIRVPTPNVSVVDFKFVSKKATTVGEINEAIQAAANGKLKGILGYTDEPLVSRDFNHDSHSSIFATDQTKVMEGNFVRVLSWYDNEWGFSSRMSDTAVAFAKLI, translated from the coding sequence ATGACAGTCAAGGTTGCCATTAACGGCTTCGGCCGCATCGGCCGCAACGTCCTGCGCGCTATCGTCGAATCCGGCCGCACCGACATCGAAGTCGTCGCCATCAACGATCTCGGCCCCGTCGAAACCAACGCCCACCTGCTGCGCTACGACTCGATCCACGGCCGCTTCCCGGCAACGGTGAAGGTCGAGGGTGACACGATCATCGTCGGCAACGGCAAGCCGATCAAGGTCACCGCGATCAAGGATCCGGCGACGCTTCCGCACCGCGAACTCGGCGTCGACATCGCCATGGAATGCACCGGCATCTTCACCGCCCGCGACAAGGCCGCCGCTCACCTGACGGCCGGCGCCAAGCGCGTCATCGTTTCGGCGCCTGCAGACGGCGCCGACCTGACCGTCGTCTTCGGCGTCAACCATGACCAGCTCACCAAGGAGCACATGGTCATCTCCAACGCCTCCTGCACCACCAACTGCCTGGTGCCGGTCGTGAAGGTCCTCGACGACGCCGTCGGCATCGACCACGGCTTCATGACGACCATCCACTCCTACACCGGCGACCAGCCGACGCTCGACACGATGCACAAGGACCTGTATCGCGCCCGCGCCGCCGCCCTGTCGATGATCCCAACCTCGACGGGCGCCGCCAAGGCGGTTGGCCTCGTTCTGCCGCATCTGAAGGGCAAGCTCGACGGCACCTCGATCCGCGTTCCGACCCCGAACGTTTCGGTCGTCGACTTCAAGTTCGTCTCCAAGAAGGCGACCACGGTCGGCGAAATCAACGAAGCCATCCAGGCTGCGGCGAACGGCAAGCTGAAGGGCATCCTCGGCTATACCGACGAGCCGCTGGTCTCGCGTGACTTCAACCACGACAGCCACTCCTCGATCTTCGCGACCGATCAGACCAAGGTCATGGAAGGCAACTTCGTGCGCGTCCTGTCCTGGTACGACAACGAATGGGGCTTCTCCAGCCGCATGTCCGACACGGCAGTGGCTTTCGCCAAGCTCATCTGA
- the tkt gene encoding transketolase, with the protein MTSPEQHDRMANAIRFLAMDAVEKANSGHPGMPMGMADVATVLFTKYLKFDPKKPHWPNRDRFVLSAGHGSMLLYSLLYLTGYPDMTIEDLKQFRQLGSKTAGHPEYGHATGIETTTGPLGQGIANSVGMAIAERKLREEFGSDLQDHYTYAICGDGCLMEGISHEAIALAGHLKLNKLVLFWDNNSITIDGAVSLSDSTDQIARFKAVHWNTIEIDGHDQAAIAAAIEAAHKSDRPTFIACKTIIGFGAPNKQGTHKVHGNPLGAEEIAATRKALNWESEAFVIPSDVLDSWRAAGARSADLVNAWEQGVAKAPARAEFTRRMAGELPEGFDAAISTYKKKLAETKPTVATRKASEDALEVINGFLPETLGGSADLTPSNNTKTSQMHSITPTDFAGRYMHWGIREHGMASAMNGIALHGGLIPYSGGFLIFSDYCRPPIRLAALMGIRVIHVLTHDSIGVGEDGPTHQPVEQLAGLRAIPNLMVFRPADATETAECWQIAVKTHNRPSGLALTRQNLSPVRTEYSEKNLSEQGAYTLAGNADAKVTIFASGSEVEIAVAARAALEAKGVTVRVVSVPCTELFFEQPDAYRKEILGNSPVKIAVEAAVREGWDAFIGPEGTFIGMKGFGASGPVKDVYKHFGITADAVVAAAEAKL; encoded by the coding sequence ATGACCTCTCCCGAACAACACGACCGGATGGCGAATGCGATCCGTTTCCTCGCCATGGACGCCGTCGAAAAGGCGAACTCCGGCCACCCGGGCATGCCGATGGGCATGGCTGATGTGGCGACGGTCCTGTTCACCAAATATCTGAAGTTCGATCCGAAGAAGCCGCATTGGCCGAACCGCGATCGCTTCGTGCTCTCGGCCGGCCACGGCTCGATGCTGCTCTATTCGCTGCTGTATCTGACCGGCTATCCCGACATGACGATCGAGGATCTGAAGCAGTTCCGCCAGCTCGGCTCGAAGACCGCCGGCCATCCGGAATATGGTCACGCCACCGGCATCGAAACGACGACCGGCCCGCTCGGCCAGGGCATTGCCAATTCCGTCGGCATGGCGATTGCCGAACGCAAGCTGCGCGAGGAGTTCGGTTCCGATCTTCAGGATCACTATACCTATGCTATCTGCGGCGACGGCTGCCTGATGGAGGGCATCAGCCACGAAGCCATCGCGCTCGCCGGCCACCTGAAGCTCAACAAGCTCGTTCTGTTCTGGGACAACAACTCGATCACCATCGACGGCGCCGTGTCTCTGTCGGATTCCACCGATCAGATCGCCCGTTTCAAGGCCGTTCACTGGAACACGATCGAGATCGACGGTCACGATCAGGCTGCCATCGCCGCCGCGATCGAAGCCGCCCACAAATCCGACCGGCCGACCTTCATCGCCTGCAAGACGATCATCGGCTTCGGCGCCCCGAACAAGCAGGGCACCCATAAGGTCCACGGCAATCCGCTCGGCGCCGAGGAAATCGCCGCCACCCGCAAGGCGCTGAACTGGGAATCCGAAGCTTTCGTCATCCCGTCGGACGTCCTGGACAGCTGGCGTGCAGCCGGCGCCCGCTCCGCCGATCTCGTCAACGCCTGGGAACAGGGTGTGGCCAAGGCTCCGGCCAGGGCCGAATTCACCCGCCGCATGGCAGGCGAGCTGCCGGAAGGCTTCGATGCCGCAATCAGCACCTACAAGAAGAAGCTTGCCGAGACCAAGCCGACCGTTGCCACCCGCAAGGCTTCGGAAGACGCGCTCGAGGTCATCAACGGCTTCCTGCCGGAAACGCTCGGCGGCTCCGCCGACCTGACGCCGTCGAACAACACCAAGACCAGCCAGATGCACTCGATCACGCCGACGGATTTCGCCGGCCGGTACATGCATTGGGGCATCCGCGAGCACGGCATGGCCTCGGCCATGAACGGCATCGCGCTGCATGGCGGCCTCATTCCCTATAGCGGCGGCTTCCTGATCTTCTCGGATTACTGCCGCCCGCCGATCCGCCTCGCTGCGCTGATGGGCATCCGCGTCATTCACGTCCTGACGCATGACTCGATCGGCGTCGGCGAAGACGGCCCGACGCACCAGCCCGTCGAACAGCTCGCCGGCCTGCGCGCCATCCCGAACCTGATGGTCTTCCGTCCGGCCGACGCCACGGAAACGGCGGAATGCTGGCAGATCGCCGTCAAGACGCACAACCGTCCGTCGGGCCTTGCCCTGACGCGTCAGAACCTCAGCCCGGTCCGCACCGAATACAGCGAAAAGAACCTCAGCGAGCAGGGCGCCTATACGCTGGCCGGCAATGCCGACGCCAAGGTGACGATCTTCGCCTCCGGTTCGGAAGTCGAAATCGCCGTTGCCGCCCGCGCAGCCCTTGAAGCCAAGGGTGTCACGGTGCGCGTCGTGTCGGTTCCCTGCACGGAACTGTTCTTCGAGCAGCCGGACGCCTATCGCAAGGAAATCCTTGGCAACTCGCCGGTCAAGATCGCCGTCGAAGCCGCCGTCCGCGAAGGCTGGGATGCCTTCATCGGACCGGAAGGCACTTTCATCGGCATGAAGGGCTTCGGCGCTTCCGGCCCGGTGAAGGACGTTTACAAGCATTTCGGCATTACCGCCGACGCCGTCGTTGCGGCCGCGGAAGCAAAGCTTTAA
- a CDS encoding DUF4164 domain-containing protein has product MMPTGKTMEAALNELRQAISSLENAVDMRVEREREQGEIEGEVRRVHADRSRLAQELDQAEFRANRLEEVNREVSRRLVTAMETIRAVLDR; this is encoded by the coding sequence ATGATGCCCACAGGCAAAACCATGGAAGCAGCGCTCAACGAATTGAGACAGGCGATTTCGAGTCTCGAAAACGCCGTCGACATGCGCGTCGAGCGGGAGCGCGAGCAGGGCGAGATCGAGGGCGAGGTGCGGCGCGTGCACGCCGATCGCTCCCGGTTGGCGCAGGAGCTCGATCAGGCCGAATTCCGCGCCAACCGGCTTGAGGAAGTCAACCGCGAGGTATCACGGCGGCTGGTGACGGCCATGGAAACGATCCGCGCGGTTCTGGATCGCTAG
- a CDS encoding cell division protein ZapA, with protein MAQVTVTIDGKAYRMACEEGQEDHLTDLATRFDRYVGHLKGQFGEIGDLRITVMAGIMIMDEIAELTRRVAGLESELESLRGNRDTVLAATARTEENLAAALSEVSSRIRGITDKLNGRPAPELN; from the coding sequence ATGGCGCAGGTGACGGTAACGATCGACGGCAAGGCCTATCGCATGGCCTGCGAGGAAGGGCAGGAGGATCACCTGACCGATCTCGCCACCCGTTTCGACCGCTATGTCGGCCATCTCAAGGGGCAGTTCGGGGAAATCGGCGATCTCAGGATCACTGTTATGGCCGGTATCATGATCATGGATGAAATTGCCGAGCTGACGCGCCGCGTCGCCGGGCTGGAATCCGAACTCGAGTCCTTGCGCGGCAACCGCGACACGGTGCTTGCGGCCACCGCCCGCACCGAGGAAAATCTGGCGGCGGCGCTCAGCGAGGTTTCAAGCCGCATCCGCGGCATCACCGACAAGCTGAACGGCCGGCCCGCCCCCGAACTCAATTGA
- a CDS encoding NAD(P)-dependent oxidoreductase: MTILVTGSAGHLGEALMRNLRTQGRPAYGIDIKPSAFTDMVGSIADRAFLRQAMSGIRHVVHAATLHKPHVATHGNRDFLDTNAGGTLNLLEEAVAAGVASFVFTSTTSTFGAALTPAAGEPAAWVTEDVLPVARNIYGVTKLAAEGLCELFARRSGLPVVILRTSRFFPESDDDPDIRGGYSAENAQANELLHRRVDIADVVGAHLLALEKAPAIGFGRYIISATTPFSLDDLTAIRRNASQIVERLFPDAGALYASRGWKMFPTLDRVYVNARARRELGWQPRCDFRFVLDCLGDNREWRSPLALDVGSKGYHDEVFDEGHYPVD, translated from the coding sequence ATGACGATACTGGTGACGGGAAGCGCCGGCCATCTCGGCGAGGCGCTGATGCGCAACCTGCGAACGCAAGGCCGGCCTGCGTACGGCATCGATATCAAACCGTCGGCCTTCACCGACATGGTCGGCTCGATCGCTGACCGCGCTTTCCTCCGGCAGGCGATGTCGGGCATCCGCCATGTCGTGCATGCCGCCACACTGCACAAGCCGCATGTGGCGACCCACGGCAATCGCGATTTCCTCGACACCAATGCCGGCGGCACGCTGAACCTGCTCGAAGAGGCGGTCGCCGCGGGCGTTGCGAGCTTCGTCTTCACCAGCACCACCAGCACCTTCGGTGCGGCATTGACGCCGGCCGCCGGCGAACCGGCGGCCTGGGTGACCGAGGACGTGCTCCCGGTCGCCAGAAACATTTACGGCGTGACGAAACTCGCCGCCGAAGGCCTTTGCGAACTCTTCGCCCGCAGGTCCGGCCTGCCGGTCGTCATTCTCAGGACATCGCGTTTCTTTCCCGAAAGCGACGACGATCCTGACATTCGCGGCGGTTATTCGGCGGAGAATGCACAGGCCAACGAGCTTCTTCACCGCCGCGTCGACATCGCCGATGTGGTCGGCGCCCATCTGCTGGCACTCGAGAAGGCGCCGGCAATCGGCTTCGGCCGCTATATCATCTCGGCCACGACGCCGTTTTCATTGGACGATCTTACCGCGATCAGGCGCAACGCGTCTCAAATCGTCGAACGACTGTTCCCCGATGCAGGCGCCCTCTATGCATCACGCGGCTGGAAGATGTTTCCGACGCTCGACCGTGTCTATGTCAACGCCCGCGCAAGGCGGGAACTCGGCTGGCAGCCGCGATGTGATTTCCGCTTCGTGCTCGATTGCCTCGGCGACAACAGGGAATGGCGCAGCCCGCTGGCGCTGGACGTCGGTTCGAAAGGCTACCACGACGAGGTCTTTGACGAAGGCCACTATCCCGTAGATTAG
- a CDS encoding helix-turn-helix transcriptional regulator — MSSESTDDPVFKALAHHRRREILDLLKDAPRTTGTLCEMFPQMDRCTVMQHLKVLEEADLVIARKEGRERWNHLNSLPIKHIHDRWISAYAGHALSILDRLKSNLEGSPEQ, encoded by the coding sequence ATGTCAAGCGAATCGACCGACGACCCCGTTTTCAAGGCGCTGGCGCATCACCGCCGCCGCGAAATCCTCGACCTGCTCAAGGACGCCCCCCGCACCACGGGGACGCTTTGCGAGATGTTTCCGCAGATGGACCGCTGCACGGTGATGCAGCATCTGAAGGTGCTGGAGGAAGCCGATCTTGTCATCGCCAGGAAGGAAGGCCGCGAACGCTGGAACCACCTGAACAGCCTGCCGATCAAGCACATCCATGACCGCTGGATCAGCGCCTATGCCGGGCACGCTCTATCGATCCTTGACCGGTTGAAAAGCAATCTCGAAGGCTCGCCGGAACAATGA
- a CDS encoding SRPBCC domain-containing protein, which produces MSLGIRVSGRIGRPVAEVFDAVVNPKKLSSYFTTIGGASAPLVKGTTVTWWKDAQVEVVELVPESRIVLSWDGGTGDDKTTYKTSVEMNFKPLEDGGTLVTIAETGWREDEAGRRGTYLNCEGWTQMLCCMKAFVEYGINLREGMFLSEMKGEPASAPDA; this is translated from the coding sequence ATGTCTCTCGGAATCCGCGTTTCCGGCCGTATCGGCCGCCCCGTCGCAGAGGTGTTCGACGCGGTGGTCAACCCGAAAAAGCTCAGCAGCTATTTCACCACCATCGGCGGGGCGAGCGCGCCGCTCGTCAAGGGTACGACGGTGACCTGGTGGAAGGACGCCCAGGTGGAGGTGGTCGAACTCGTGCCGGAAAGCCGCATCGTGCTCAGCTGGGATGGCGGCACCGGCGACGACAAGACAACCTATAAGACGTCGGTCGAGATGAATTTCAAGCCGCTGGAGGATGGCGGCACCTTGGTGACCATCGCCGAGACCGGCTGGCGCGAGGACGAAGCCGGCCGGCGCGGCACCTACCTCAACTGCGAGGGCTGGACGCAGATGCTCTGCTGCATGAAGGCTTTCGTCGAATACGGCATCAATCTGCGCGAGGGCATGTTCCTCAGCGAAATGAAGGGAGAGCCGGCCAGCGCGCCGGATGCCTGA
- the gnd gene encoding phosphogluconate dehydrogenase (NAD(+)-dependent, decarboxylating) — protein MQLGMVGLGRMGNYMVQRLMRGGHECVVYDARPESVAELAGLGATGSASLEEFVSKLTHPRAIWLMLPAAIVDKVLASLLPLLENGDIVIDGGNSYYHDDIRRGAELITKGIHYVDVGTSGGVFGLERGYCLMIGGEKGVVQHLSPIFATLAPGAGTTEVSPNRTAEAAAASTAEQGYLHCGPHGAGHFVKMVHNGIEYGLMAAYAEGINILKHANIGAASHEADAETAPLAHPEHFQYDFNLQDVAEVWRRGSVITSWLLDLTADALHADPALSKYAGRVSDSGEGRWTIMAAIDESVPTPVLSAALYGRFSSRDNDEFANKVLSAMRAGFGGHVEKPAPKS, from the coding sequence ATGCAGCTTGGCATGGTTGGTTTGGGCCGCATGGGCAATTACATGGTTCAGCGGTTGATGCGGGGCGGTCACGAATGCGTCGTCTACGATGCGAGGCCCGAAAGCGTTGCCGAACTCGCAGGCCTCGGTGCGACCGGCAGTGCTTCGCTCGAAGAGTTCGTCTCGAAGCTCACGCATCCGCGGGCGATCTGGCTGATGCTGCCGGCGGCGATCGTCGACAAGGTGTTGGCGAGCCTTTTGCCGCTGCTTGAGAATGGCGACATCGTCATCGACGGCGGCAATTCCTATTATCACGACGATATCCGCCGCGGCGCCGAACTCATCACCAAGGGCATCCACTATGTCGATGTCGGCACCAGCGGCGGCGTCTTCGGCCTGGAGCGCGGTTATTGCCTGATGATCGGCGGCGAGAAGGGCGTCGTCCAGCACCTTTCGCCGATTTTCGCGACGCTGGCGCCCGGTGCCGGCACGACGGAGGTCTCGCCGAACCGCACGGCCGAAGCGGCCGCGGCTAGCACCGCCGAGCAGGGCTATCTGCATTGCGGCCCGCATGGCGCCGGCCATTTCGTCAAGATGGTGCATAACGGCATCGAATACGGCCTGATGGCCGCCTATGCCGAAGGCATCAACATCCTGAAGCACGCCAATATCGGCGCCGCCTCGCATGAGGCCGACGCGGAAACCGCGCCGCTCGCCCACCCCGAACATTTCCAATACGACTTCAATCTGCAGGATGTCGCCGAAGTCTGGCGTCGCGGCAGCGTCATCACCTCCTGGCTGCTCGATCTCACCGCCGATGCGCTGCATGCCGATCCGGCGCTGTCGAAATATGCCGGCCGCGTCTCCGACAGCGGCGAAGGCCGCTGGACGATCATGGCGGCAATCGACGAAAGCGTGCCGACGCCGGTGCTGAGTGCGGCGCTCTACGGCCGCTTCTCCTCGCGCGACAACGACGAATTCGCCAACAAGGTGCTGTCGGCAATGCGTGCGGGCTTCGGCGGCCACGTGGAAAAGCCGGCTCCGAAATCCTGA